GTCGAGGTAGGCGGTCAGGACGCGCACGCCGCGCCGCATCAGCTGCTCGTCGAGGGGCCGGCTCGCCTCCAGGCTGGCCGCGGACTGGGCACCGCCGGGCATGAAGGACAGGCACTCGGTGGTGCTGCGGTGGGCCAGTTCCTCGAGCCGGGCCTGGATGGCGTCGATTCCCTGGAGGTACTCCACGCCGTGTCGCTCACCGGTGCGCAGCTCGGCGTATTCGGCGAGCAGCGTGCTGATGGCCGCCTGCGACTCCGCGAACTGCTGCTGCTGTGCGAGGAGTTCTGCCTGCTGCCGCTGAAGCAGGAGCTGGAAGCCCAGGTTGGGGCTGACGGGGCGCACGCCGCCGGGAGCCTGGAGCGAGCGGCGCAGGAGGTTGAGCTCGGCGAGCCGGTCCAGGGCCTCGCGAACGTCCGACTCAGGACGGGCCAGATGGGCGGCGAGCTCTTCGACGCCCCAGTCCTGGTGCGTGAGCATCAGGCGGTAGACCGTCTCGGCGTCCGCATCCAGTCCCAAACTCGCCAGCACAGCGACCCCCCGGTCCACGTCTCATCATGCGAGACATCCTCATCAGTCCATTGGCGAGCGCCGATCTTTGCAGCTCAGGACGCCCGCAGACAAGACGTGTTCGCACTGCGATCAGGCCCGGCCGCGCCTTCCGCGCTCGCCCCCGGCGGCCTGAATTACCCCTCACAGGCAGGTCCTTGCCGGGCGCGGTTCATGCCAGCGGATATCCCTTCCGCCGCCGCCGGCACCTCAGCAGACTGGTGGTCACAAAGGTTCGGCAGGCCGGCACGACGGATTCCGCACCTCACCTCACGCCCCTTTTCGCGGGGCATTCCATCCACCACACACGGAGGACAGCCATGTCCGCTGCGCGGAGTCTGCTGCGCCTGGCCAACAGGGCCGCCGCCGTCGCCCTGGGCTTCTCGCCCGCCGGCGGGCACGGCTGCGGCCCGAAGTGCCGCCACGCCCACCTGTACGGCGAGGTCGCCCCCGCCGTGGCCGACCAGCACGTGTGGTCCGTACCTGGGCTCGCCGCCCGACCGGGAGGCCCCATGCTCATGGCCACCGCCACCCTCGTCGCCACCGACGCCGCCACCCACCGGGACCTGGAGGCGGCGACGGTGACGGACATCGTCTGGGCGTCCGCGATGACCGAGGACGACCTTGAGCATGTCCACGCCAGTTCCGTTCCGGGTCGAATCGAGCTGACCTTCTTCCACCGGACGCGCAACCCCGCCGAGGCGATTTCCGCCGCGTGGGAAATCTGCGTGCGCGCGCTGAATTCCAGCCCTTCTCTCGCCCATTGGCGGATCACTGCCACCCCCCGACTCCCCGACGCCCTCCCCGGCCCGGGCCCCCTTCCCGCGTGACCCAGATCACACACCCCTGCGAGGAGTACCACCCATGAGCGGCATCAACGACCCCCGTCTCAAGGCCGAAGAGCTCACCGTCGAGCCGCTGGCCGCCATCGACCACGACGTGAAGGTGCTCGGCTCGAAGAGCTACACCAACCGGCAGATCGCCGTCGCCGCCCTGTCCGGCAAGGAGGGCGTGATCGACGGTGCGCTCATCTCCGACGACACCGTCTTCTTCACCAAGGCCGTCGAGTCGTTCGGGCACGTCAGCGCCGAGATCGACCACGAGGCCGCGCGCATCTCCTTCACCCCCACGGGCAAGCCGATGACGGCCCCGCAGGAGGAGATCTTCGTCGGCGGCGCCGGCACCCCGCTGCGCTTCCTCATCTCCATGGCCGGCCTCGCCGAGGGCACCACCACCATCACCGGCAACGCCCGGAT
The Streptomyces roseofulvus genome window above contains:
- a CDS encoding helix-turn-helix transcriptional regulator, encoding MGLDADAETVYRLMLTHQDWGVEELAAHLARPESDVREALDRLAELNLLRRSLQAPGGVRPVSPNLGFQLLLQRQQAELLAQQQQFAESQAAISTLLAEYAELRTGERHGVEYLQGIDAIQARLEELAHRSTTECLSFMPGGAQSAASLEASRPLDEQLMRRGVRVLTAYLDSVRNDTPTVEYAHWLHDNGGEVRTVPALPLRMVLFDREVALLPVDPDNTKKGAVQLTGPGVMTALVALFEQVWERAAPLGSVRDRDEAGLTAQERELLRQLTQGATDEIAAKKLGIGLRTERRIMSELMARLGARSRFEAGVLAAKAGWTD